The window CGAGAGCAGATAAGCCTGGGTTCTTCTCTGGATTACCACTGATACACCAATCACCAAGGTATCTAATATGGATAACAAGAATCTAAACGCGTTGACTGGTATAATCATTCATTTCAGACAAAAATTGAACACAACATGGAAACAATTTTTCATCGCCAAAAAAAAAATGGAAACAAATTTCTGCTACAAATTTTAGATCAAACGACCCAGCTTATAATGCAGGCAATACAGCAGCAGTCCAAATTCCAAATGGATAGATAGGATGTGTTTGCACCACAGACATAGTCACTAACATAATCATTAAACAACAATTTTTAGAAGACGGGCCAAAAAGATGTAACTGATGTGTGATGATCGTACTTCACCACTCCACATGGATGCAACACAACTGACTACTTCCTGAACTATTTTTCCTGCTACAGGTTATCATCACCTAGTGATCCAAAAATTCCTTGCTTGCATTGATCATGTAAACTCTTCCACTGTCTCCTCCTATCCAAAATAATTAACCTGCAAGAGAAAAACAACATTGGCATTATGTAACACAAGAACAGCAAGGCTGCAATGTCATGATGCAGACAAGAAGAAGACTACATTGTCAGGGATGAGCTACTGAAGAAACCTGAGTGATTCTGCAATGCAAAACCTGAGTGAGCCAGCTAGTGAAGAGCTTCGACTGCCAGGAGGTCCAGGAGATCCATTCCCTCGGCTTCATCAAGCAGGTGATCCATCTCATCGGCGTTCATCGGGCTCTGCGGAGAATCGGCCTGCGCGGGAGCCGACAGCGAGTAGGCGAGGCGGAAGCTGATGAGGTTGGGGCTGAGGGCGGCGATCTTGGCCGTGCCCGCGAACGCCGCCGCGGCATCCAGGCTGCTCTCGAAGATCACCACGGCGACGGAGAATCCCTCCGGCCTGGCCTCCACCACGGGCCCGAACCGGCTGAAGATCTCGATGAGGTCGGTCGCCGGAGGGACGGCGGTCGGGCCGGTGAAGTTGAGCAGCAGCCCGGTCAGACGAGGCTGCTCGTCCTTGTTGAGGCCGCCGTTCTGCGGCTTCGCCGGAGGAGGAGCAGCGGTGGTGACAGGGACGTCATGCAGCTGAGCGGCATGATCAGCAGCAGCGGCAGCGCTTGCGCACCTTGCCATCCTCACACCAGCGTTCGCCGGAGGAGTGGGCGTGGGCGTGGGCGTGGCACGGTCGGCTCTGCGGTTCACCGGCGGCGACAGCGACATCCGGCGTGCGGCCCTGCGCATGAGCTTCCCCATCTTTGTGGTCGGCTCGTAGTTGTCCACCTCCAGGGCGTCTTCCACGCTCTCTCTTGCTCTGCCGCAGGTGACGCACCTTGAGTCCTTCCATTTGCCATCGGCACTGTCGCCCCTCGGCCTTCCCCTCTTGGCGGTGCCACTGGCGCGGCCACGGCGTGCCGGCGTGGCACCCATGGCGCCATCGGCAATGTCGCGGATGCCATACCAAACCGTGTACGCGGGGAGGCCTTTCGTGCCCCTCCAGCGGGTGAAGGCCCTGAGCTGCGCGGTGGCGACGGTGAGCTCGAGCCTGTCGGCCCCGGTGAGCGGCGCGACGGCGAGCGCGGAGAGGTACTCGACGAACGCCTCGCCGCGGAACGCGTCCCTGGCGAAGGCGGTGTCCACCACGGCCCCGTGCGCGCCCTCCCGGACGCCAGCGTTGTCGACCACCTGCCTCTTGGCGACGCCGCGGCTGATGGCGCAGTCGCACGAGAGGCCGAAGTCGACGCGGCGCGACACCTCGCCCAGCGCGGCGTCCACGGCGGAGGCGAACGGGGACATGGTCCTGCGGGCGCCCCAGCGCGGGACGTCGGCGCGGTCCACGGCGGCGAAGCGCGGGAACCCCTCGCGGAACGGGCGGAGCGCGGCCGGGTCGGCCTCCCACGCGAACGTCCGCTCCCAGAAGTTGGCCACCAGGGCGGCGCCGCGCCTCCGGCGCTCCCCGAGCGCGAGCGCCGACGCGTCCGCCGGGTCGAACACCTGCGCCGGCCACCAGTGGTAGCCCCTCACCTTGGCCCACACCAGGCGCGGCGGCGCCGGGAGTCCCTCCTccccctccaactcctcctcgAACACGTAGTCGTACCGAGCGCGCCCTACCTCCCCGCCCTTGGCCACGCGCGCCTTCCTGGTCCGCCGGTCACGGGTTCGCTGGAGCAGCTCCGCCACGTCCGGGTGCAAGGACCGTAGCCTCCTCGCCGGGGTTCCCGCGTCGCTCCCGTGCCCCTCGCCGACGTTCTTGGCGGCCGCTCCTTCCTCCGGCGACAGAGTAGCAGGCGCCATGGTCACCACCCTGCAGCGGCAAGAAACGATTAGCGCGCGCGTCCTCGCGTCGTCTACTCTCGAAAGGGGGAAGGAGGAATGGCTTTCCCTCACCGGAGAGCGAGCGAGCAGCAGGCGGCCGTGGACGGGGACGAAGGAGCTCTGTGGAGACGCGGAGGGAGGGGTTTGGTTGGGGTTTAGGGGTGAGGCGACGGGAACAGAGGCCATATGCCAAAATGCAATCTTGTGGGGTGAGAGTGAGACGGGGGGGAGGGAAGGGCTACGTGAGCAAAAGGAAGGTGGTCGTTCTCTTTTGCAGAAAGAAAGAGGGGGAGTTTCTTTTTTGCATTGCTAGTACAATGCAGATGCCTCTTTTACTGTCTCTGATTTTGTCAGCTGGGGCCATTCACTTTGAGTTCGAAAGCAGAAGATTGCTTCTCCTTCTTTCATGATCAAGTACTGCCCATGTACCCCATCTGGTTATGAGTTTTCCACATTGTTAGCATGATATTAATCACCTGGAACTGATGCGACTCGAGTGAAATCCACCGTCAAAATGTCACACTCCTAGTGTTTTTCACCACGAAATATTCCGTTGTTGCGTGGTGGTATATGCGGCCGTACTCGCTGGGGATTGACACGAAGTAAAATTCCATCAGGGCCCTGTTGCGGCTCAGATCACACCAAGATGAGCAGAGGCAACCGGCCTAGCCATCAGCAAAAGATGGGAAGGGGGTCTGCCACAAACAAAGAAGCAATCCGTTTCATCAGAAAGCGAAAGCGAAAGCAAAGCGTGGTAGGAACTGCCACACCTCTCATCTTCTGACTGCACCTGCTGCAGCAGCAGCCGGtccgctggctggctggctggctggctggctcgTGTCACCTTCATCTCAAGCACCAGGTGGGCTCATGGCTCCAGCGCCAGCGCCAGCGCCAGCGGTGAAAGGAAATTCCGCGGTGAAATAGTGGTGGTGCTCTAGTGAGATTTCAAACGTTTTTCCAACACCCTAACGGTGAAATAGTGTCATGTAAACAACGCCTGAAGAATCTTGTCTCTTTCAAGCAAGCGCTTCATAAGAGTTGTCATCTTCTTCACCACGAAACCAATGCACTATCTTTGGTTGGTTCACTGCGTGTGTTTGGCCGGCTGTTATCTCACTTTACCCACTTGGCTTTACTTGCGGCCTTAGCTATCCATCCGTGCAAGTGCAACTGCCGTGCCTCTCAGCCCCATGGCACTGCGCCAAAGGAGAACTTTTCTTTGTCCCTCTCAACCCAGAATGTGCAGTCAAGTTTTCTGAAATCTTGTGGGGTGAGAGCAAAAGGAAGGTGGTTGTTTTCTTTTTCAGAAAGAAAGAGGGAAAGTTTCTTGTCTTTTTCGGAGTTTCTTTTTTGCATTGGTAGTAGTACTGTACAATGCAGATGCCTCTTTTACTGCCTCTGATTTTGTTAGTTGGGGCCTTGTACTATGAGGTATGAACAATGCATGCCATTCACTTTGAGCTTGGAGCACACAAGATTGATTTCGTATGATCAACTACTCCTATTAATGTTAGGGCCTATTTGGTTCCAATAAGTCACCTGACTTATAAGTCAGGTGACTTAAAACCAGTGACTTATAAGTCACGCCTGTTTGATTGTCACCTGACTTATAAGTCATCTGACCACACCTTCTCATTCTGTTTTTTAATGTAAATGTGGTGGGACCCACGCAAAAGGGGTGACTTATAAGTTTTAAGTTGGGGTGAAGCAACTTATGACTTATAAGTTGGGGTGACTTTCACTTTTCGACTTATAAGTTGGTGACTTATTTGGAACCAAACAGGCCCTTAGAGCATCTGCAGCCTGACGCCCATATCTCAAACGCCCGGGCACAAAAAATCAACTCACTCAGACGTCTCAAACTAGCCTCAAACGTCGGAGCTCTCTGGCGCCTCTTGTATGCAGCCCAAATCTAGGGCGAATATGTGGCGAACAGGGCACACCTAGGCGCGTCCACCTGATAGGCCTGGCACACCACCGACCCCACAGTTGTCCCACAAAATCGCTAATCCGGCTTCCGGCTTCAAACCCTAGCTCATCCACTCGCCTCTCTCGCTCCGTCCTGTCCTCTCCCCTCCCGCATTCCAATCCAATCGAGAGCAATGTCGAGCTCCAGCGGCCACTCCGACTCCGACCTCGAGTACGATGAGGAGTTGGCCCTCCGCTTTGTCTTGGAGTAGTCCAAGGTGGACACCGGGGGGCAGCTCCGGATCTGCAGCGTTGCCGGCAACTCCGCGCCAGTGCGAAAGTGGTGATCCCACACCTCCTCTTTTGTTTATATTGGTTTTA is drawn from Aegilops tauschii subsp. strangulata cultivar AL8/78 chromosome 1, Aet v6.0, whole genome shotgun sequence and contains these coding sequences:
- the LOC120969518 gene encoding uncharacterized protein; translation: MAPATLSPEEGAAAKNVGEGHGSDAGTPARRLRSLHPDVAELLQRTRDRRTRKARVAKGGEVGRARYDYVFEEELEGEEGLPAPPRLVWAKVRGYHWWPAQVFDPADASALALGERRRRGAALVANFWERTFAWEADPAALRPFREGFPRFAAVDRADVPRWGARRTMSPFASAVDAALGEVSRRVDFGLSCDCAISRGVAKRQVVDNAGVREGAHGAVVDTAFARDAFRGEAFVEYLSALAVAPLTGADRLELTVATAQLRAFTRWRGTKGLPAYTVWYGIRDIADGAMGATPARRGRASGTAKRGRPRGDSADGKWKDSRCVTCGRARESVEDALEVDNYEPTTKMGKLMRRAARRMSLSPPVNRRADRATPTPTPTPPANAGVRMARCASAAAAADHAAQLHDVPVTTAAPPPAKPQNGGLNKDEQPRLTGLLLNFTGPTAVPPATDLIEIFSRFGPVVEARPEGFSVAVVIFESSLDAAAAFAGTAKIAALSPNLISFRLAYSLSAPAQADSPQSPMNADEMDHLLDEAEGMDLLDLLAVEALH